A single region of the Pseudomonadota bacterium genome encodes:
- a CDS encoding aminoacyl-tRNA hydrolase has product MFLLCGLGNKGFEYSYTRHNIGYLVIDRFSERFNIPLKKKLSGCKVGTYQEVLIAKPDTFMNLSGGPLLSLMKRMDIQLKDLIVVHDDLDMEFG; this is encoded by the coding sequence TTGTTTTTATTATGTGGTCTTGGAAATAAAGGTTTTGAATATTCATATACGAGACATAACATTGGCTATCTTGTAATCGACAGGTTTTCTGAAAGATTTAATATCCCTTTAAAGAAGAAATTATCCGGGTGTAAGGTAGGCACATATCAAGAGGTGCTTATTGCAAAACCGGACACCTTCATGAACCTGTCTGGCGGACCGCTTTTATCCCTGATGAAAAGGATGGATATACAATTAAAAGACCTTATAGTTGTCCATGATGACCTGGATATGGAATTCGG